A portion of the Nitrospira sp. genome contains these proteins:
- a CDS encoding DNA internalization-related competence protein ComEC/Rec2 has protein sequence MLPTLTIIFVLGLVLGSYLTYFPLSIAIVLLACTAGCVWLERQHRLTSRQSNVLLACLFGGCLYWTLCASFTPHVLLQDSPRALPVRLTGTIVEAVRHAPGRLTAMVQVTGSDDPQLPIPFHLRLTWRDPDRDLLRGLQIRTRIHVHAPSGTLNPRGFDYAAYLDALGVDAVGSVSGAGVIEVLDPDREAPLHLFASLIEEWRGRVRAAAEMLPQPSRGLFLSLTIGEQGFLAPEVREWFMTTGTVHILSISGSHLGLIALLSFALVRKACLLLPSILLLSLSRWLTATRLAALLTLVPVLAYTVLAGAETATIRSAIMIAVALWTVWLGSPHYLLHALAAAAGLTLLVHPAALFDISFQLSYVSVWALALALSRETPVDELPLPKESPAGRMRYWFRESLRLTALVTLATVPLVACYFNQVSWMGLFANLLMVPFVGFIFLPTSLLTAVWVIVTHSSTLPGAAFIDSLGQGLIASTHVLAGLPGAEWFVAAPTIPMMLLFYVLGWALLAGWPAHAAPLLRRSMASGLACILLWWLWSPRPFGGEEMVRVTFLDVGQGDSAVIELPDGTVTLIDGGATYERFDMGRSVVAPFLWNRGIRRIDHVIGTHPQLDHVGGLAWILAHFQVEKFWTNGAERQEEFWRRIERAMVRRKLEAAVATEGRLISEGPVCRMVVLNPQPRPESSISAKSESLNNLSVVTELVCREQRVLFTGDIEREALTRLTHSGNSAHIALLKVPHHGAKSSLERRWLETIRPAVAVVSAGRRNPYGHPAGEVLAAYQAVETQIWRTDRDGAIWAELDLTRQQLSMHSTREWILQPALTSADIWSVEQDNLRRLWRRWNWT, from the coding sequence ATGTTACCGACTCTTACGATCATCTTTGTGCTCGGCCTCGTTCTCGGTTCCTACCTCACGTATTTTCCACTCAGCATCGCGATCGTCCTGCTGGCTTGTACTGCCGGCTGCGTGTGGCTGGAGCGTCAGCATCGCCTCACGTCACGACAGAGCAACGTGCTCCTGGCCTGTCTGTTCGGCGGATGTCTGTATTGGACCCTGTGTGCATCGTTTACTCCGCACGTGCTGCTGCAGGATAGTCCCCGTGCGCTTCCTGTCCGGTTGACCGGAACGATTGTGGAGGCCGTTCGCCATGCGCCGGGCCGTCTCACGGCTATGGTGCAGGTGACGGGCAGCGATGACCCCCAGTTGCCGATACCGTTTCACTTGCGTCTTACGTGGCGAGATCCGGACCGCGATCTCCTCCGCGGGTTGCAGATTCGTACTCGCATCCATGTCCATGCGCCCTCGGGAACTCTGAATCCGAGAGGATTCGACTATGCGGCCTATCTGGATGCGTTGGGTGTCGATGCCGTCGGATCGGTCTCAGGAGCCGGCGTCATCGAGGTGCTTGATCCAGACCGGGAGGCGCCGCTTCACCTGTTCGCCTCCCTCATCGAAGAATGGCGCGGCCGGGTCAGAGCCGCCGCCGAGATGCTTCCCCAGCCCAGTCGGGGCCTGTTTCTCAGTTTGACCATCGGTGAACAGGGGTTTCTTGCACCGGAAGTCCGTGAATGGTTCATGACGACCGGGACGGTGCACATTCTCTCGATCTCCGGCTCGCATCTCGGTCTCATCGCCTTGCTCTCGTTCGCATTGGTCAGGAAGGCGTGCCTGTTGCTGCCGTCCATACTTCTGCTGAGCCTTTCTCGGTGGCTCACGGCGACGAGACTGGCCGCGTTGCTGACACTGGTTCCAGTGCTGGCTTATACGGTGCTGGCCGGTGCGGAGACCGCCACGATTCGTAGTGCCATCATGATCGCCGTTGCGCTCTGGACCGTATGGCTCGGCTCACCGCACTATCTCCTTCACGCACTCGCTGCCGCCGCCGGTCTGACGCTGTTGGTCCATCCTGCGGCGCTGTTCGATATTTCCTTTCAACTGTCTTACGTCTCGGTCTGGGCGCTGGCCCTGGCGCTGTCGCGCGAGACGCCTGTCGATGAATTGCCGCTTCCGAAGGAATCCCCTGCCGGACGGATGCGGTACTGGTTTCGCGAGTCGCTGCGACTGACGGCGTTGGTGACGCTTGCCACCGTGCCCCTGGTGGCCTGTTACTTCAATCAAGTGTCATGGATGGGTTTGTTCGCGAATCTTCTCATGGTGCCCTTCGTCGGTTTCATCTTCTTGCCGACCAGTTTGTTGACGGCCGTCTGGGTGATTGTGACGCACAGCAGCACGCTCCCTGGCGCTGCGTTCATCGATTCGTTGGGGCAAGGGCTGATTGCTTCGACACATGTGCTGGCCGGTTTGCCGGGCGCGGAATGGTTCGTGGCCGCACCGACGATTCCCATGATGCTGCTGTTCTATGTGCTGGGGTGGGCGCTGTTGGCGGGGTGGCCGGCCCATGCTGCGCCGCTGCTCAGAAGGTCCATGGCCTCGGGCCTTGCTTGTATCCTGCTCTGGTGGCTTTGGTCTCCACGTCCCTTCGGTGGGGAGGAGATGGTGCGCGTGACCTTCCTCGACGTGGGGCAGGGTGATAGTGCGGTCATCGAATTGCCCGATGGGACGGTCACGCTGATCGATGGAGGCGCGACCTATGAGCGGTTTGACATGGGGCGGAGTGTGGTGGCGCCTTTTCTGTGGAATCGAGGGATTCGACGCATCGATCATGTCATCGGGACACACCCGCAATTAGATCACGTCGGAGGGCTGGCCTGGATCCTGGCTCATTTTCAGGTAGAGAAATTCTGGACCAACGGGGCGGAGCGGCAGGAAGAATTCTGGCGCAGGATCGAGCGAGCGATGGTGCGGCGGAAGCTCGAAGCCGCGGTGGCGACGGAAGGCCGATTGATTTCCGAAGGACCTGTCTGCCGCATGGTGGTGCTCAATCCTCAGCCCAGGCCGGAGTCGTCAATCTCCGCAAAGAGCGAGTCGCTGAACAACCTGTCGGTCGTCACTGAATTGGTCTGTCGCGAGCAGCGTGTCCTGTTTACGGGGGATATCGAACGGGAAGCCTTGACCCGTCTCACCCATTCCGGGAATTCCGCTCACATTGCCCTCTTGAAGGTTCCGCATCATGGGGCAAAGAGTTCGCTGGAGCGGAGGTGGCTTGAAACGATCAGGCCGGCCGTCGCCGTGGTGTCTGCCGGTCGACGCAATCCCTATGGTCATCCGGCCGGAGAGGTCTTGGCGGCCTATCAGGCGGTCGAGACGCAGATCTGGAGGACGGACCGGGATGGCGCCATCTGGGCCGAACTCGATCTCACTCGACAGCAACTCTCCATGCACAGCACCAGAGAATGGATACTGCAACCCGCCCTGACCTCGGCGGACATATGGTCCGTGGAGCAGGACAATCTGCGCCGCTTATGGCGCCGTTGGAATTGGACGTAG
- a CDS encoding glycosyltransferase, whose amino-acid sequence MTKRLLFLAPAPPSDRQGGGALRMLHLLRFLGSRFQVDLIAPALDGAEDAQRLLKDVCAETMFVPQQGPGFLDRIGQVSPYVKDRALAAVVRERLASGQYGAVHLEKPAMIPYLPPHVSVPVVLDVWSYSSTSPLRILRGVGGATGRSRQLVRLIKVGIFDRFRWPMVHCVTVVSEEDRIRCERAHPGQRVLVVPNGVDCRTILPKPDHAATSPLLLFTGDMGAEPNVEAALFLATEVFPAIRRDFPKAELRLVGRNPDPRVRRLAGSGVEVTGAVPDMQLHLRAATMYVAPLCTGTGSRTKILEAMAAGLPIITTSVGIEGMKVQPGRDLLVADQPVDMIESIHTLLMSQPDRERFGHAARHMAEIWYDWSRCLWPLEPLYQNLLIPKAVAC is encoded by the coding sequence ATGACGAAGCGTCTTTTGTTTCTGGCTCCTGCGCCGCCCTCCGACCGGCAGGGTGGGGGAGCCTTGCGCATGTTGCACCTGTTGCGGTTCCTGGGGAGTCGCTTTCAGGTGGATCTGATTGCTCCGGCGCTCGACGGCGCGGAGGATGCGCAACGACTGTTGAAGGATGTCTGCGCTGAGACGATGTTTGTTCCGCAGCAAGGGCCCGGTTTCCTCGATCGAATCGGCCAGGTGAGTCCCTATGTCAAAGATCGGGCGTTAGCTGCCGTCGTCCGTGAACGCCTGGCGAGCGGCCAATACGGGGCAGTGCACTTAGAAAAGCCCGCGATGATTCCCTATCTCCCGCCCCATGTGTCGGTGCCGGTGGTGCTGGATGTCTGGTCCTACAGCTCGACGAGTCCGTTGCGGATACTCAGGGGCGTAGGCGGAGCTACCGGTCGGTCGAGACAACTGGTCCGGCTCATCAAGGTGGGGATCTTCGACCGGTTCCGCTGGCCTATGGTACATTGTGTGACGGTCGTATCCGAAGAGGACCGAATCCGTTGCGAACGTGCCCATCCGGGCCAACGGGTGCTGGTGGTTCCCAACGGCGTCGATTGCCGGACGATCCTGCCCAAGCCGGATCATGCCGCTACGTCGCCTCTGTTGCTGTTCACAGGTGATATGGGGGCGGAACCGAATGTCGAAGCCGCGCTCTTCCTGGCCACGGAAGTGTTTCCTGCGATTCGACGGGATTTTCCCAAGGCGGAATTGCGCTTGGTCGGGAGGAACCCGGACCCACGCGTGCGCCGCTTAGCAGGATCGGGCGTCGAAGTGACCGGCGCGGTTCCCGACATGCAACTTCATCTGCGAGCCGCGACGATGTATGTCGCGCCTCTTTGTACCGGCACCGGGTCCCGGACAAAAATACTGGAGGCCATGGCGGCAGGGCTCCCGATCATCACCACGTCAGTCGGGATCGAAGGGATGAAGGTACAACCGGGGAGGGATTTGTTGGTGGCCGATCAGCCGGTCGACATGATTGAGTCGATCCACACCTTGCTGATGAGTCAGCCCGATCGCGAGCGGTTCGGCCATGCGGCGCGCCATATGGCGGAGATCTGGTATGACTGGAGCCGCTGTCTCTGGCCCCTGGAGCCGCTCTATCAGAATCTTCTGATTCCGAAGGCCGTGGCCTGTTGA